The Camelina sativa cultivar DH55 chromosome 14, Cs, whole genome shotgun sequence genome includes a window with the following:
- the LOC104741869 gene encoding polyadenylate-binding protein-interacting protein 11-like: MAVVETVAADAAGGVVIQPPSSPPSSMTSQDSGVSSDDQNHHSRIDQVLRHDQVVVGGGGGGGLYSKIGSHVARSDGVDGGESFNRDMRELQELFSKLNPMAEEFVPPSLNKQGGNGGLNGGFFTSAGSFFRNNGFAGAANENGGFRRKKSFGQGKRRMNARTSMAQREDVIRRTVYVSDLDQQVTEEQLAGLFVSCGQVVDCRICGDPNSVLRFAFIEFTDEEGAMTALNLSGTMLGFYPVKVLPSKTAIAPVNPTFLPRTEDEREMCARTIYCTNIDKKVTQSDVKVFFESFCGEVYRLRLLGDYQHSTRIAFVEFVMAESAIAALNCSGVVLGSLPIRVSPSKTPVRPRSPRHPMH; the protein is encoded by the exons ATGGCGGTTGTTGAGACTGTAGCAGCTGATGCAGCAGGAGGAGTCGTGATCCAGCCGCCGTCTTCACCACCTTCTTCAATGACAAGTCAAGATTCCGGCGTTTCTTCCGATGATCAGAACCATCACTCCAGGATCGATCAAGTTCTCCGCCACGATCAAGTAgtagttggtggtggtggtggtggtggtctcTACAGCAAGATCGGGTCACACGTGGCGAGATCCGACGGCGTTGACGGTGGTGAGAGCTTCAATCGTGATATGAGAGAGCTTCAGGAGCTTTTCTCTAAGCTCAATCCCATGGCTGAAGAGTTCGTTCCTCCTTCTCTCAATAAACAAGGAGGTAACGGAGGACTTAACGGTGGTTTCTTCACCTCTGCTGGTTCCTTCTTCCGTAACAATGGCTTTGCCGGTGCTGCAAATGAAAACGGTGGTTTCCGACGG AAGAAGAGCTTTGGTCAAGGGAAGCGAAGGATGAACGCTCGAACAAGCATGGCTCAGAGGGAAGATGTTATCCGTAGAACTGTCTATGTCTCTGATCTTGATCAACAG GTCACTGAAGAGCAGCTTGCTGGTTTGTTTGTGAGTTGTGGACAG GTTGTTGATTGCCGTATATGTGGTGACCCAAACTCGGTGCTTCGGTTCGCATTTATTGAGTTTACTGATGAAG AGGGTGCGATGACTGCTCTGAATTTATCGGGGACTATGTTAGGATTCTATCCTGTGAAAGTTCTGCCATCCAAAACAGCTATTGCACCGGTTAACCCGACATTTTTGCCTAGG ACTGAAGATGAGCGTGAGATGTGCGCAAGAACTATCTACTGTACTAACATTGACAAGAAG GTGACTCAATCTGATGTGAAGGTCTTTTTCGAATCGTTCTGCGGAGAG GTTTACCGCCTGAGGTTGCTTGGAGATTATCAACACTCAACTCGTATTGCTTTTGTAGAGTTCGTAATG GCAGAAAGCGCAATAGCAGCTCTCAACTGCAGTGGAGTTGTTCTTGGTTCTTTACCGATAAG GGTGAGTCCTTCAAAGACGCCTGTTCGTCCCAGATCACCAAGGCATCCAATGCATTGA
- the LOC104741870 gene encoding alcohol dehydrogenase-like 3 isoform X2, with protein sequence MAETQGKVITCKAAVAWGPKEPLVIQEICVDPPQKMEVRLKILYSSICHTDLGFWNGTNEAERAFPRILGHEAVGIVESVGEGVKDVKEGDYVIPTFNGECGECRVCTKEESNLCEKYQVDPMKRVMVNDGGTRFSTTTTKDGGSSQSQRIYHFLNTSTFTEYTVLDSACVVKINHNAPLKQMSLLSCGVSTGVGAAWNSAKVKEGTTTAVFGLGSVGLAVAEGARARGASRIIGVDANASKFEKSKLMGVTDFVNPKDLTKPVHQMIREITGGGVDYSFECTGNVDVLREAFLSTHAGWGSTVLVGIYPTPRTLPLHPMELFEGRKIAGSVFGGFKPKSQLPNFAQQCMEGV encoded by the exons ATGGCGGAGACTCAAGGGAAGGTCATCACTTGCAAAG CTGCTGTTGCATGGGGTCCAAAAGAGCCGCTCGTCATACAAGAAATATGCGTCGATCCTCCTCAGAAAATGGAAGTCCGGCTTAAAATCCTTTACTCCTCTATTTGCCATACCGATCTAGGATTTTGGAACGGCACG AACGAAGCTGAAAGAGCATTTCCAAGGATTCTTGGCCATGAAGCTGTCGG GATTGTGGAGAGTGTAGGAGAAGGAGTAAAAGATGTGAAAGAAGGAGACTATGTGATTCCGACTTTCAATGGAGAATGCGGTGAATGTAGAGTGTGTACGAAAGAAGAGAGTAATCTCTGTGAGAAATATCAGGTAGATCCAATGAAGAGAGTGATGGTGAATGATGGAGGAACGAGATTCTCAACCACCACAACCAAGGACGGTGGTTCGAGCCAGAGCCAACGCATTTATCACTTCCTTAACACCTCTACCTTCACTGAATACACCGTCTTGGACTCGGCATGCGTTGTCAAGATCAACCATAATGCTCCTCTCAAGCAAATGAGCCTCTTGAGCTGTGGTGTCTCCACTG GGGTGGGAGCAGCTTGGAACTCTGCAAAAGTGAAGGAAGGAACAACCACTGCTGTCTTTGGATTGGGTTCTGTTGGACTCGCT GTGGCTGAAGGTGCAAGAGCAAGAGGAGCTTCTAGGATCATTGGTGTTGATGCTAACGCTTCCAAATTTGAGAAGA GTAAACTGATGGGAGTAACAGACTTTGTAAACCCTAAGGACTTAACTAAACCAGTTCATCAG atgatACGAGAGATAACGGGAGGAGGCGTGGACTATAGCTTCGAATGCACAGGGAACGTTGATGTTCTTCGTGAAGCCTTTCTATCCACTCACGCC GGATGGGGATCGACGGTGCTCGTGGGGATCTATCCGACGCCAAGAACGTTGCCTCTTCACCCGATGGAGCTTTTCGAAGGCCGTAAAATCGCCGGTTCTGTTTTTGGCGGCTTCAAGCCCAAATCTCAACTTCCTAATTTTGCTCAACAATGCATGGAAGGGGTCTGA
- the LOC104741870 gene encoding alcohol dehydrogenase-like 3 isoform X1: MAETQGKVITCKAAVAWGPKEPLVIQEICVDPPQKMEVRLKILYSSICHTDLGFWNGTNEAERAFPRILGHEAVGIVESVGEGVKDVKEGDYVIPTFNGECGECRVCTKEESNLCEKYQVDPMKRVMVNDGGTRFSTTTTKDGGSSQSQRIYHFLNTSTFTEYTVLDSACVVKINHNAPLKQMSLLSCGVSTGVGAAWNSAKVKEGTTTAVFGLGSVGLAVAEGARARGASRIIGVDANASKFEKSKLMGVTDFVNPKDLTKPVHQMIREITGGGVDYSFECTGNVDVLREAFLSTHAGWGSTVLVGIYPTPRTLPLHPMELFEGRKIAGSVFGGFKPKSQLPNFAQQCMEGVVKLDPFITNELPFEKINDAFQLLRDGKSLRCILQIAKFLKR; this comes from the exons ATGGCGGAGACTCAAGGGAAGGTCATCACTTGCAAAG CTGCTGTTGCATGGGGTCCAAAAGAGCCGCTCGTCATACAAGAAATATGCGTCGATCCTCCTCAGAAAATGGAAGTCCGGCTTAAAATCCTTTACTCCTCTATTTGCCATACCGATCTAGGATTTTGGAACGGCACG AACGAAGCTGAAAGAGCATTTCCAAGGATTCTTGGCCATGAAGCTGTCGG GATTGTGGAGAGTGTAGGAGAAGGAGTAAAAGATGTGAAAGAAGGAGACTATGTGATTCCGACTTTCAATGGAGAATGCGGTGAATGTAGAGTGTGTACGAAAGAAGAGAGTAATCTCTGTGAGAAATATCAGGTAGATCCAATGAAGAGAGTGATGGTGAATGATGGAGGAACGAGATTCTCAACCACCACAACCAAGGACGGTGGTTCGAGCCAGAGCCAACGCATTTATCACTTCCTTAACACCTCTACCTTCACTGAATACACCGTCTTGGACTCGGCATGCGTTGTCAAGATCAACCATAATGCTCCTCTCAAGCAAATGAGCCTCTTGAGCTGTGGTGTCTCCACTG GGGTGGGAGCAGCTTGGAACTCTGCAAAAGTGAAGGAAGGAACAACCACTGCTGTCTTTGGATTGGGTTCTGTTGGACTCGCT GTGGCTGAAGGTGCAAGAGCAAGAGGAGCTTCTAGGATCATTGGTGTTGATGCTAACGCTTCCAAATTTGAGAAGA GTAAACTGATGGGAGTAACAGACTTTGTAAACCCTAAGGACTTAACTAAACCAGTTCATCAG atgatACGAGAGATAACGGGAGGAGGCGTGGACTATAGCTTCGAATGCACAGGGAACGTTGATGTTCTTCGTGAAGCCTTTCTATCCACTCACGCC GGATGGGGATCGACGGTGCTCGTGGGGATCTATCCGACGCCAAGAACGTTGCCTCTTCACCCGATGGAGCTTTTCGAAGGCCGTAAAATCGCCGGTTCTGTTTTTGGCGGCTTCAAGCCCAAATCTCAACTTCCTAATTTTGCTCAACAATGCATGGAAGGG GTCGTGAAATTGGATCCTTTTATTACCAATGAGCTTCCATTTGAGAAGATCAACGATGCGTTTCAGCTGCTTCGTGATGGAAAATCTCTTCGATGTATTCTCCAGATCGCTAAATTTCTCAAGAGATGA